In one Scomber japonicus isolate fScoJap1 chromosome 6, fScoJap1.pri, whole genome shotgun sequence genomic region, the following are encoded:
- the LOC128359895 gene encoding multidrug and toxin extrusion protein 1-like — protein MAQSGKSTAQMRKALVSDAPDQHGVTPTVSDTLPASEDDSDDGEWILLPRIPPDMARPDLSGPTSRNGSAAANTLSQIYICAFLFAYICWKKLYVTTWGGWSVESLQEWGSYLKLAIPSTLMKCFEWWIYECGVFFAGMLSEDELAAQHAVLMVSFITYMFPLGIQAAACARVGNALGAGDTARAILTSKLSLSLAGTLAVVEGIILMSTKTVIGYIFTSDEKIIGLVSNLMNAYCFLQFFDGQVCVCTGIFLGTGKQKIPAVANLIGYYGIGLTLSITFMFVAKLRVLGFWLGLLICVILQSTFYIIVIFKLNWKRMTEEALKRAQNTHMTLISTAELSDAAGANTAELIAINGSSVDDSMSVSTKCHDGDTETQRGHVVQQVKTDRLSTAQLILRRGLTMFAAVVLLVVGACVHFLVPLPETLSSEANFTMDWINTTYPPDQFFSTTLVPK, from the exons ATGGCTCAGTCCGGCAAGTCCACCGCACAAATGAGGAAAGCTTTGGTTTCAGATGCTCCTGACCAGCATGGTGTCACTCCCACTGTCTCAGATACACTGCCAGCCTCGGAGGATGACTCGGACGACGGAGAGTGGATCCTGTTGCCTAGGATACCACCAGATATGGCCCGACCTGACCTCAGTGGGCCTACCAGTCGCAA TGGATCTGCAGCAGCCAATACCCTGTCTCAGATTTACATCTGTGCTTTTCTGTTTGCTTACATTTGTTGGAAGAAGCTCTATGTCACAACATGGGGAG GCTGGTCTGTAGAATCACTGCAGGAGTGGGGCTCCTATCTGAAACTGGCCATTCCCAGTACACTAatgaagtgctttgagtggtggATTTATGAATGTGGTGTATTCTTTGCAG GAATGCTGAGTGAAGATGAGCTGGCAGCCCAACATGCTGTGTTAATGGTGTCATTCATAACCTACATG TTCCCACTTGGTATTCAAGCTGCAGCATGTGCCCGAGTGGGTAATGCTCTCGGTGCAGGAGACACTGCCAGGGCGATCCTCACAAGCAAactatccctctctctcgcaG GTACCTTGGCTGTTGTTGAAGGTATCATACTTATGTCTACCAAGACAGTGATTGGCTACATATTCACCTCTGATGA GAAGATAATAGGCCTGGTCTCTAACTTGATGAACGCTTATTGTTTCCTTCAGTTCTTTGATGGTCAGGTG tgtgtgtgcacaggcaTCTTCTTGGGCACAGGCAAACAGAAGATACCAGCTGTGGCTAATCTCATTGGATACTACGGCATAGGACTTACACTGAGcatcacattcatgtttgttgcaAAATTGAGAGTTTTAG GTTTTTGGCTGGGACTGctcatttgtgtcattttacaGTCCACCTTCTATATCATTGTCATATTCAAGCTGAACTGGAAGAGAATGACAGAGGAG GCTCTGAAACGAGctcagaacacacacatgacaTTAATAAGCACAGCTGAACTATCAGACGCTGCAGGTGCCAACACTGCTGAACTGATAGCAATCAATGGAAGT TCAGTGGATGACTCCATGTCTGTGAGTACTAAGTGTCATGACGgggacacagagacacagcgTGGACATGTGGTCCAGCAGGTTAAGACTGATCGTCTCTCCACTGCCCAGCTGATTCTCAGGCGAGGCCTCACTATGTTTGCGGCTGTTGTTCTTCTGGTTGTGGGAGCATGTGTGCACTTCCTTGTGCCCTTGCCAGAAACCCTGTCTTCAGAGGCCAACTTTACAATGGACTGGATCAATACTACATATCCTCCTGATCAATTCTTTTCTACTACTCTGGTCCCCAAATGA
- the LOC128360773 gene encoding multidrug and toxin extrusion protein 1-like, giving the protein METTTESSTLSSWRECFVLRRVRMLIPVGFKAEVRELFKLAGPVMIAQLMTMAVGFVSTVFCGHLGKVELAGVSLAITVINVTGISIGVGLASACDTLISQTFGSRNLLRVGVILQRGILILLLACFPCWALFVNTENILLAVRQEPEVARLSQMYVNIFMPALPATFMYSLETKYLQNQGIIWPEVITGVVVNLLNALINYILLFQFNLGIKGSAAANTISQFSLAGILYAYIICKGLHKATWGGWSKECLRDWRSYIYLAIPSMVMLCVDWWTYEIGGFLAGLISETELGAQSVMFQVYNVAYMFPLGFSVAGNVRVGHALGAGETEQAKRSAKIAIFCGGSISICVAILIGSLKDHISYVFTNDEQIRQKVADIMSFYAPFFTLDALSATSGGIIRGAGKQKVGAVVNTVGYYGIGFPIGVPLMFAAKLGIKGLWTGFLTCVSMQCSFFIIYLLRMNWKKATQEAQIRAGVSGSSIDMDSQPDDLGESEGQTDMMDLVETEVEPAVEDELPYTTVVVRRGLALAGMLFILAAGVIINLLVTH; this is encoded by the exons ATGGAGACCACCACAGAGAGCTCAACTCTTTCTTCATGGAGGGAATGTTTTGTGTTAAGACGTGTGCGCATGTTGATCCCTGTCGGGTTCAAGGCAGAAGTCAGAGAGTTGTTTAAACTGGCTGGACCAGTG ATGATAGCCCAGCTCATGACTATGGCTGTGGGTTTTGTCAGTACTGTTTTCTGTGGCCATTTGGGAAAAGTAGAGCTGGCAGGAGTGTCTTTAGCCATAACA GTTATTAATGTTACAGGTATATCTATTGGCGTTGGTTTAGCATCAGCGTGTGATACACTGATTTCTCAG ACCTTTGGGAGTCGCAATCTCCTGAGAGTTGGGGTCATTCTGCAGCGGGGGATCCTCATATTGTTACTGGCATGTTTCCCCTGCTGGGCACTTTTTGTCAACACAGAGAACATCTTGTTGGCGGTCAGACAGGAGCCAGAGGTCGCCAG GTTGTCTCAGATGTATGTGAATATCTTTATGCCAGCACTTCCT GCTACATTCATGTATTCATTGGAAACAAAATATCTGCAAAACCAG GGCATCATATGGCCAGAGGTTATCACAGGCGTTGTGGTCAATCTCCTTAATGCACTCATAAACTACATCCTTCTCTTCCAATTCAATCTGGGAATAAA AGGTTCTGCTGCTGCCAACACAATTTCTCAGTTTTCCCTGGCTGGGATTCTCTATGCTTATATCATATGTAAAGGTCTTCACAAGGCCACTTGGGGAG GTTGGTCTAAAGAATGCCTGCGGGATTGGCGCTCATACATCTACTTGGCCATCCCCAGCATGGTCATGTTGTGTGTTGATTGGTGGACGTATGAGATTGGAGGTTTTCTAGCAG GTCTGATAAGTGAGACAGAACTCGGAGCTCAGTCTGTTATGTTCCAAGTATACAATGTTGCTTACATG TTTCCTCTGGGGTTCAGTGTGGCAGGCAATGTGAGAGTTGGACATGCCTTGGGAGCTGGAGAAACAGAGCAGGCCAAGCGGTCTGCTAAAATAGCAATATTCTGTGGAG GGTCAATCTCTATATGTGTGGCAATTCTGATTGGGAGCTTGAAGGACCATATCTCTTATGTCTTTACAAATGATGA ACAAATCAGACAGAAGGTTGCAGATATTATGTCTTTTTATGCTCCATTCTTCACCCTAGATGCATTATCA GCTACCTCAGGAGGCATTATAAGAGGAGCAGGTAAACAGAAAGTTGGGGCTGTTGTCAACACTGTGGGTTACTATGGTATTGGTTTTCCTATTGGAGTGCCACTGATGTTTGCAGCCAAATTAGGAATAAAGG GTCTGTGGACAGGCTTCTTAACATGTGTGTCTATGCAGTGCTCTTTCTTTATTATCTACCTGTTGAGGATGAATTGGAAGAAAGCAACACAAGAG GCTCAGATCAGAGCTGGAGTGAGTGGAAGCTCTATAGACATGG ATTCCCAACCAGATGATTTGGGAGAGTCAGAGGGCCAAACAGATATGATGGACCTGGTTGAGACTGAGGTGGAACCAGCAGTGGAAGACGAGCTCCCCTATACTACTGTGGTTGTGCGTAGGGGTCTGGCTCTTGCTGGCATGCTGTTCATCCTGGCTGCTGGAGTCATTATTAACCTACTGGTAACCCACTAG